The genome window CAAGGTATATGGATAAGTTATGCTGACGCGAAGCACACATCAAATGTTACTATAAAACCGGATTTACCACAAGATCCTTCAAAATGGCAAGCAAATACTGATTATACATTTTGGGGCTTTAAGCAACCAGATGGAACAATGGTAAATGCTGTTTTAGATATTAATATCAATGGTGTAAATATAAAAGCTGAAGGTGTGGGGCAAGAAACTTTTATCAACGCTATCAATGCTAAGACAGCAGAAACTGGTGTAGTAGCTTCTATAGTAGATGGTAAAATAACTTTTACAAACGATAATAGCACAGGAACTACGGCAAAATCTAAAAATTTAGATATTACTATAAATAATGCAACTACAGCAGGTGGACAAGTTAGAATACAAAATGCCCCTGGAAATAATCAGGTTACAGCTGATAATATACAGGTTCAAGGACAACCTAGGAGTGCTTGGTTAGGTGTTGACAATGGTGCAGCGAAAACTACTGTCCAAGTAGTTACAGCTCATGAATATATTTATAGTCCAAATAATGTAGATATAGGACCAAATCCTAATCCAAACGCGAATAATCAAACAGATGCGCATATGCCTAGCATAAATGGACAAAGAACTTTTCATACAACCGAAGATTTAAGAGAGCTTATGCAAAGAGATGCAAGATGGGGTGTGGATTATGATGGAGATGGAAAATTAGAAAATTGGAACAATGGTGGTGGCGCAGGAGAAGATGCAAATGCCGGTGTAGAAGTAGTAGTTGAAAGTGATGGTAGATTTAAAATTACAAATCCTAAATTAGATGAAAATTCCAAAGACATGACTTTTAAAGTTACAGGTTATTCTAATGAGGCTAATAAAATCGCCACAAATGATAAATTCACAGCGATGTTTAGTGCCTTAGATGGAAATTTCAATGCAGGTAATAATGAAAAATATTCTCAAGACATGTATCTTTCAGCTCATACTGCTAGTATAGAAATTTTTGACTCATTAGGAACTAGACATGAGCTAACTGTGCAATTTACTAAGCAAAGTAAAACAGCAGATGGTGGAGCTGAATGGTCTATTATCATCTCAGTACCTGAGCCTGCAGAGATAAATTTTAGTGGCGATGGTGCTCCAGGAAACATAGTAGTAGGAAATTTAAGATTTGGTAATGATGGCTCTTTACAAAGCTATACGCCAAATGTATTAAACTTCACTGGAAATAATGGCTCAAAACCTGATCAAGTTATAAAACTTGATTTTGGTACAACAGGTGGTTTTGATGGTTTAACAAGCTATGATAAAGACTCAGCTACCACTAAACAAGAAACTGATGGTTACACAGGGGGTAACTTAAAGCCAGATGCATTAAGAACTGATGAGAATGGTTATATCTATGGAGAATTTACAAATGGTAAAACTCTAGCTCTAGCTAAGGTTGCTCTAGCTACTTTCCCAAATAACATGGGTCTTGAAGAAATGGGTAATAACCTTTTTAAAGCAACAGCAAACTCAGGTAGTCCTACTATAGGTCATGCTGGTGAAGGTGGTAGAGGGGGCTTAAAAGGCTCAGCTATAGAAATGTCAAATGTGGATTTAAGTCGTGCATTAACTGAGCTTATCGTAATCCAAAGAGGTTATCAAGCAAACTCAAAAACGATTACCACAAGTGATCAGCTTTTAAATACTTTGCTTCAATTAAAACAATAATTTTAACCCAAGGTTTT of Campylobacter sp. 2014D-0216 contains these proteins:
- the flgE gene encoding flagellar hook protein FlgE; translated protein: MMRSLWAGVSGLQAHQYAMDVEGNNIANVNTFGFKYSRADFSTLMSQTSKIATAPDGNLGGKNPMQVGLGAGVNSTTRIHSQGNIQTTDKNTDMAINGDGFFIVSNDGGTTQYYTRAGDFKTDAVGNFVDNNGYTVQGWNYNQETGQIDSSTSVGDIVIPPGMSMPARPSSSVKLTANLDSGNTLGMNASAKRPIYALDSVHGMRTDTGTAIDENDTGHTEFYTTSKSGAQVTEKGVDMGVVFNAQGEGLNLRSGQGIWISYADAKHTSNVTIKPDLPQDPSKWQANTDYTFWGFKQPDGTMVNAVLDININGVNIKAEGVGQETFINAINAKTAETGVVASIVDGKITFTNDNSTGTTAKSKNLDITINNATTAGGQVRIQNAPGNNQVTADNIQVQGQPRSAWLGVDNGAAKTTVQVVTAHEYIYSPNNVDIGPNPNPNANNQTDAHMPSINGQRTFHTTEDLRELMQRDARWGVDYDGDGKLENWNNGGGAGEDANAGVEVVVESDGRFKITNPKLDENSKDMTFKVTGYSNEANKIATNDKFTAMFSALDGNFNAGNNEKYSQDMYLSAHTASIEIFDSLGTRHELTVQFTKQSKTADGGAEWSIIISVPEPAEINFSGDGAPGNIVVGNLRFGNDGSLQSYTPNVLNFTGNNGSKPDQVIKLDFGTTGGFDGLTSYDKDSATTKQETDGYTGGNLKPDALRTDENGYIYGEFTNGKTLALAKVALATFPNNMGLEEMGNNLFKATANSGSPTIGHAGEGGRGGLKGSAIEMSNVDLSRALTELIVIQRGYQANSKTITTSDQLLNTLLQLKQ